One window from the genome of Candidatus Methylomirabilota bacterium encodes:
- a CDS encoding glycosyltransferase produces the protein MTRIDDYRQVAPPGVVDIILKLAERVRGRRFLHVSGGRFGGGPAEILRAAVPILCDMGIDTRWEITGGDPGFYTTTRALQAALEGAERVLADEALAHYVEMNRVNAKKLSFEADLVVVHDVQPATLVAQRTDGRWVWRCHFDCSRAQRRAWSFFRQFVSQYDATVFSLPEFARRLGVPQYVIYPSIDPLSEKNRELTPREVATILGSLRLAQDKPLLVQIGPFTRAQDPLGVVNACRLVKKHYDIRLVLAGTAGDDRESLEVLAELREAAHHDPDIVVLELPPDAHLQINALQRGATIVLQKSVREGFGLGAAEAMWKGKPVVGGFGGGLAQQIISDVTGYTVHSVEGAAFRLRHLLNNPELIARMGTAGREHVRRTFLVTRHITDYLALLIHLAG, from the coding sequence GTGACCCGGATCGACGACTACCGTCAGGTGGCGCCGCCCGGCGTCGTCGACATCATCCTGAAGCTCGCCGAGCGCGTGCGGGGGCGACGGTTCCTCCACGTGAGCGGCGGCCGGTTCGGTGGGGGCCCTGCCGAGATCCTGCGCGCGGCGGTGCCGATCCTGTGCGACATGGGCATCGACACGCGCTGGGAGATCACGGGGGGCGATCCCGGCTTCTACACGACGACGCGGGCGCTGCAGGCGGCCCTGGAGGGCGCCGAGCGCGTGCTGGCCGACGAGGCGCTCGCCCATTACGTCGAGATGAACCGGGTGAACGCCAAGAAGCTGTCGTTCGAGGCCGACCTTGTCGTCGTCCATGACGTCCAGCCGGCCACGCTCGTCGCCCAGCGGACCGACGGACGCTGGGTGTGGCGCTGCCACTTCGACTGCTCCCGCGCGCAGCGCCGGGCGTGGTCCTTCTTCCGGCAGTTCGTCTCCCAGTACGACGCCACCGTCTTTTCGCTGCCGGAATTCGCCCGGCGCCTGGGGGTGCCGCAGTACGTCATCTACCCGTCCATCGATCCCCTGTCCGAGAAGAACCGCGAGCTGACCCCCCGCGAGGTGGCGACGATCCTCGGGTCCCTGCGCCTGGCCCAGGACAAGCCGCTGCTCGTGCAGATCGGTCCCTTCACGCGCGCCCAGGACCCGCTGGGGGTCGTCAACGCGTGCCGGCTCGTCAAGAAGCATTATGATATCCGGCTGGTCCTGGCCGGCACCGCGGGAGACGATCGCGAGAGCCTGGAGGTCCTGGCCGAGCTCCGGGAGGCGGCCCACCATGATCCCGACATCGTCGTGCTGGAGCTGCCCCCCGACGCGCACCTCCAGATCAACGCGCTCCAGCGCGGCGCCACCATCGTGCTGCAGAAGTCGGTGCGCGAGGGCTTCGGGCTCGGCGCCGCCGAGGCGATGTGGAAGGGCAAGCCCGTCGTGGGTGGGTTCGGGGGCGGGCTCGCCCAGCAGATCATCTCCGACGTGACCGGCTACACGGTGCACTCCGTGGAGGGCGCGGCGTTTCGCCTCCGCCACCTCCTCAACAACCCCGAGCTGATCGCCCGGATGGGGACGGCCGGGCGGGAGCACGTCCGCCGCACGTTCCTCGTCACCCGCCACATCACGGACTACCTGGCGCTCCTGATCCATCTCGCCGGATGA
- a CDS encoding DUF5752 family protein: protein MRTRTARNPFGFIGCVELRQALDKHALDERELMDRLEEVPAGSVFYHTHGYFLRHRPLTTAYGNDFARWTAVEVRDQALAERLAVVDPFGFPDLELLREELVTIIHDHLRQLNTVPRAELAGAFHFQQSHIVQVELGPLATNLAEFRDGLAAVDASAIYFHMVEARTRLGRPSGDFAEWLRTSLELPALADRIERIDTYMTSLERVRARVLSLVDQALEEEVA from the coding sequence GTGAGGACGCGGACGGCCAGGAATCCCTTCGGCTTCATCGGCTGCGTCGAGCTGCGCCAGGCGCTCGACAAGCATGCCCTGGACGAGCGCGAGCTGATGGACCGTCTGGAGGAGGTTCCGGCCGGCTCGGTCTTCTACCACACGCACGGCTACTTCCTGCGCCATCGGCCGCTCACCACCGCCTACGGCAACGACTTCGCGCGGTGGACGGCCGTGGAGGTGCGCGACCAGGCGCTGGCCGAGCGCCTCGCCGTCGTGGATCCGTTCGGGTTCCCTGATCTGGAATTGCTCCGGGAGGAGCTGGTGACGATCATCCACGATCACCTGCGACAGCTCAACACGGTGCCGCGGGCGGAGCTGGCCGGGGCGTTCCATTTCCAGCAGTCGCACATCGTGCAGGTCGAGCTGGGCCCGCTGGCCACGAACCTGGCCGAGTTCCGGGACGGCCTGGCCGCGGTGGACGCGAGCGCCATCTACTTCCACATGGTCGAGGCGCGGACCCGGCTCGGTCGCCCCTCGGGCGACTTCGCCGAGTGGCTGCGCACCTCGCTCGAGCTGCCGGCTCTGGCCGACCGCATCGAGCGCATCGACACCTACATGACGAGCCTCGAGCGCGTGCGCGCGCGCGTGCTGAGCCTCGTGGACCAGGCCCTAGAAGAGGAAGTGGCGTGA
- a CDS encoding alpha/beta hydrolase, protein MRVLVNGVRLFFDVEGASLVPDGPMMREKPTLILLHGGPGMDHSLYKPQFSQLTDIAQVVFLDHRGNGRSDAGPRETWTLAQWGDDVHAFCEVLGIARPIILGASFGGMVALAYATRHPEHPAKLLLVSTEAAGGTHLEQKVALFERLGGPEVGALARHRLLDGHTDEATLEAWIRMAFPLYTRTPRDPDVVRRAIRHPEVTHWFTRPGGEGRTFNLFPALQRVQCSTLVLGGEEDPMTPIECQMEIAAALPAHLVRFERFPRCGHGVVADAPERALAVIRDFIVH, encoded by the coding sequence ATGCGGGTGCTCGTCAATGGCGTACGACTCTTCTTTGACGTCGAAGGCGCCAGCCTCGTCCCCGACGGTCCGATGATGAGGGAGAAGCCAACGCTCATCCTGCTCCACGGCGGCCCCGGCATGGACCATTCGCTGTACAAGCCGCAGTTCTCACAACTAACGGATATTGCGCAAGTCGTTTTCCTTGACCATCGCGGGAATGGGCGCAGCGACGCAGGACCCCGCGAGACGTGGACGTTGGCTCAGTGGGGCGACGATGTGCACGCGTTCTGTGAGGTGCTCGGGATCGCGCGCCCGATCATCTTGGGCGCGTCGTTTGGCGGCATGGTCGCCCTGGCGTACGCCACGCGCCATCCTGAACACCCCGCCAAGTTGCTCCTGGTGAGCACCGAGGCAGCGGGCGGAACACATCTGGAGCAGAAAGTCGCGCTGTTTGAACGCTTGGGTGGACCCGAGGTCGGGGCGCTCGCCCGCCACCGCCTGCTCGACGGGCACACGGACGAGGCTACGCTCGAGGCCTGGATCCGCATGGCCTTCCCTCTCTACACGCGGACCCCACGGGATCCGGACGTGGTGCGCCGCGCGATCCGCCATCCCGAGGTCACCCACTGGTTCACCCGGCCGGGCGGCGAGGGCCGCACGTTTAACCTGTTCCCTGCGCTTCAGCGCGTGCAGTGCTCGACACTCGTGCTCGGCGGAGAAGAGGACCCCATGACCCCGATCGAATGTCAGATGGAGATCGCTGCCGCTCTTCCGGCACATCTGGTGCGCTTCGAGAGGTTCCCTAGGTGCGGTCATGGGGTGGTCGCCGATGCGCCGGAGCGTGCCCTGGCGGTGATTCGGGACTTCATCGTGCACTGA
- a CDS encoding alpha-1,4-glucan--maltose-1-phosphate maltosyltransferase, with protein MLPSGPWRTVVIENVAPAVDGGRYPAKREVGAVVEVSADIFKEGHDVLVAFVRYRLAGEGAWRESPMHFVDNDRWAGRFTLEAIGRWVFTIEALADPFRSWLADLDKRVEAGQDVGSELVEGAGLVRAAAGRALGREAEALEAYAGRLALRPAQAEAVAAAREERLGALMHAHLDRRESTWAEREFEIVADRERARFAAWYEFFPRSGPPGRHATFKDAEAQLERAAAAGFDVVYLPPIHPIGRTHRKGRNNSLVARPDDPGSPWAIGSEEGGHMAVHPELGTLDDFDRFVERARALGLEVALDFAIQCSPDHPYVRQHPEWFFHRPDGTIKYAENPPKKYQDIYPLNFHGRDPRPLWQEMRRILEFWIGHGVRSFRVDNPHTKPVKFWEWLIRSVQDEHPDVILLAEAFTRPKMMKVLAKAGFTQSYTYFTWRNEKQELIDYLTEITQPPVAEYFRGHLWPNTPDILHATLQKGGRPAFRMRLVLAATLSSLYGIYSGYELCENQPFAEGSEEYLNSEKYELKSRDWDAPGNIVDLVTKVNWIRRDHRALQLYTNLRFYPSDDPHILFYGKMTPERGDVVFVAVNLDPFATHSALVELPLGELGIPEDRPYRLHELITDTWQEWRGRGGRVTLDPQHEPAAIFVPQR; from the coding sequence GTGCTCCCTTCCGGACCCTGGCGCACGGTCGTCATCGAGAACGTCGCGCCCGCCGTGGACGGTGGCCGTTATCCGGCCAAGCGGGAGGTCGGCGCCGTCGTCGAAGTATCGGCGGACATCTTCAAGGAGGGCCACGACGTGCTGGTGGCCTTCGTCAGGTATCGCCTCGCCGGCGAAGGCGCGTGGCGCGAAAGCCCGATGCACTTCGTGGACAACGACCGTTGGGCGGGACGGTTCACGCTGGAGGCGATCGGACGCTGGGTCTTCACCATCGAGGCGCTGGCCGACCCGTTCCGCTCGTGGCTGGCGGACCTGGACAAGCGCGTGGAGGCCGGCCAGGACGTCGGCAGCGAGCTCGTGGAGGGCGCGGGGCTCGTGCGCGCGGCCGCCGGGCGCGCCTTGGGTCGGGAGGCCGAGGCCCTGGAGGCGTATGCCGGGCGCCTCGCGCTGCGTCCCGCCCAGGCCGAGGCCGTGGCCGCCGCCCGCGAGGAGCGCCTGGGCGCGCTGATGCACGCCCACCTGGATCGCCGCGAGTCGACCTGGGCCGAGCGCGAGTTCGAGATCGTCGCCGACCGCGAGCGCGCTCGCTTCGCCGCCTGGTACGAGTTCTTCCCCCGCTCGGGCCCGCCGGGACGCCACGCCACCTTCAAGGACGCCGAGGCCCAGCTGGAGCGCGCGGCCGCCGCGGGATTCGACGTGGTCTATCTGCCGCCCATCCATCCGATCGGCCGCACCCACCGCAAGGGCCGCAACAACTCGCTGGTGGCCCGCCCCGACGACCCGGGCAGCCCCTGGGCCATCGGCAGCGAGGAGGGCGGCCACATGGCCGTCCATCCCGAGCTGGGTACGCTCGACGACTTCGACCGCTTCGTCGAGCGGGCGCGGGCCCTGGGGCTGGAGGTCGCGCTGGACTTCGCCATCCAGTGCTCGCCCGATCATCCCTACGTGCGGCAGCACCCGGAGTGGTTCTTCCACCGGCCGGATGGCACCATCAAGTATGCCGAGAATCCGCCCAAGAAGTACCAGGACATCTACCCGCTGAACTTCCACGGCCGGGACCCGCGTCCGCTCTGGCAGGAGATGCGGCGCATCCTCGAGTTCTGGATCGGCCACGGCGTGCGGAGCTTCCGCGTGGACAACCCGCACACCAAGCCGGTCAAGTTCTGGGAGTGGCTGATCCGGAGCGTCCAGGATGAGCATCCGGACGTCATCCTCCTCGCCGAGGCGTTCACGCGGCCCAAGATGATGAAGGTCCTGGCCAAGGCGGGCTTCACGCAGTCGTACACCTATTTCACCTGGCGGAACGAGAAGCAGGAGCTGATCGATTACCTCACCGAGATCACCCAGCCCCCCGTCGCCGAGTACTTCCGCGGCCACCTCTGGCCCAACACCCCCGACATCCTGCACGCCACGCTGCAGAAGGGGGGGCGCCCCGCTTTCAGGATGCGCCTGGTGCTGGCGGCGACGCTCTCGTCGCTCTACGGCATCTACTCGGGCTACGAGCTGTGCGAGAACCAGCCGTTCGCGGAGGGCTCCGAGGAGTACCTGAATTCGGAGAAGTACGAGCTCAAGTCGCGCGACTGGGACGCCCCCGGCAACATCGTCGACCTCGTCACCAAGGTCAACTGGATCCGGCGGGACCACCGCGCGCTGCAGCTCTACACCAACCTCCGCTTCTATCCCTCCGACGACCCGCACATCCTCTTCTACGGCAAGATGACCCCCGAGCGCGGCGACGTCGTCTTCGTCGCCGTCAACCTCGATCCGTTCGCCACCCACTCCGCCTTGGTGGAGCTGCCGCTGGGGGAGCTCGGCATCCCCGAAGACCGGCCCTATCGTTTACACGAGCTGATCACCGACACCTGGCAGGAGTGGCGCGGCCGGGGCGGCCGGGTGACGCTGGACCCCCAGCACGAACCCGCCGCCATCTTCGTCCCGCAGCGCTGA
- a CDS encoding glycosyl transferase family 2 translates to MTDVSPARDLPPELQEQVERLRSAEIAVALLTYNNAATAPAVAEVARAGLEKHFPGVPAALINADAGSSDGTPELLAAGALPVVLARHDAPMTERATVPFHGVPGRGGALRLAFGIAQRLGVRALVVLEAEVTSMTDAWIARLVGPVWEEKADLVAPTYARHRYDGTITNLLLAPLIRALYGRRLRQPLPGSQALSARLLEHLLLHPRWTWPGRDVTDLWIVGTAIADGFAVWEAWLGRRRVESRTRTTDLPTMVAQTLGAVFTVMDRHQDLWLEVRGSEPLPALGDPVLPSTEPMAVDVERMIGAFRQGLSDLGPIWEDILGPETLADVLALDVTDVARFRFPDDLWARVVYDFALGHHYGVVHRDHLLRSLVPLYLGRTAAFVIATQRRDAAGTEAMLEAVGAAFERLKPYLVARWR, encoded by the coding sequence ATGACCGACGTCTCCCCGGCCCGTGACCTGCCCCCGGAGCTCCAGGAACAGGTCGAGCGCCTGCGCTCCGCGGAGATCGCCGTGGCCCTGCTCACCTACAACAATGCGGCCACGGCCCCGGCGGTGGCCGAGGTGGCACGGGCCGGGCTGGAGAAGCACTTTCCGGGCGTCCCGGCGGCGCTCATCAACGCCGACGCCGGATCGTCGGACGGCACACCGGAGTTGCTGGCCGCCGGCGCGCTTCCGGTCGTCCTGGCCCGTCACGACGCGCCGATGACCGAGCGCGCCACGGTGCCCTTCCACGGCGTCCCCGGGCGGGGCGGGGCGTTGCGCCTCGCGTTCGGCATCGCCCAGCGCCTGGGCGTCCGCGCGCTGGTCGTGCTGGAGGCGGAGGTCACCTCGATGACCGACGCGTGGATCGCCCGCCTGGTGGGCCCCGTCTGGGAGGAGAAGGCCGATCTCGTGGCGCCGACGTACGCGCGCCACCGTTACGACGGCACCATCACGAATCTCCTGCTAGCGCCGCTGATCCGGGCCCTCTACGGCCGCCGCCTGCGCCAGCCGCTGCCGGGCTCGCAGGCGCTCTCGGCGCGCCTGCTCGAGCACCTGCTCCTCCATCCGCGGTGGACCTGGCCCGGGCGCGACGTCACGGATCTCTGGATCGTCGGCACGGCGATTGCTGACGGCTTCGCGGTGTGGGAGGCGTGGCTCGGCCGGCGCCGCGTGGAATCGCGCACCCGCACGACCGATTTGCCCACGATGGTCGCCCAGACGCTGGGGGCCGTTTTCACCGTGATGGACCGCCACCAGGACCTCTGGCTCGAAGTGCGCGGTAGCGAACCGCTGCCGGCCCTGGGAGATCCGGTACTGCCCTCCACCGAGCCGATGGCGGTGGACGTCGAGCGCATGATCGGAGCGTTCCGGCAAGGGCTGAGCGACCTGGGGCCCATCTGGGAGGACATCCTCGGCCCCGAGACGCTGGCCGACGTGCTGGCGCTGGACGTGACCGACGTCGCGCGCTTTCGGTTTCCTGACGACCTCTGGGCGCGGGTGGTCTACGACTTCGCGCTCGGCCACCACTACGGCGTCGTGCACCGCGACCATCTGCTGCGCTCGCTGGTGCCGCTCTATCTGGGCCGCACCGCCGCCTTCGTCATCGCCACCCAGAGACGCGACGCCGCGGGCACCGAGGCCATGCTGGAGGCCGTGGGCGCCGCCTTCGAGCGCCTGAAGCCGTATCTCGTCGCGAGGTGGCGCTAG
- a CDS encoding SRPBCC family protein produces the protein MAPVLRSRTLSVSIDRPPGHVYGFVSNPENLPRWATGLSRSVRRSEGQWVVETPDGPMRIRFVGRNELGVLDHYVSPAAGAEMLVPMRVVPNASGSEILFTVFQMPGMSDEKYAEDVGLVERDLRTLKKILEG, from the coding sequence ATGGCGCCTGTTCTGAGATCCAGGACGCTGAGTGTTTCCATCGACCGTCCGCCCGGGCACGTGTATGGCTTCGTCTCGAACCCCGAGAACCTGCCGCGGTGGGCGACGGGCTTGTCTCGGTCGGTGAGGAGATCGGAGGGCCAGTGGGTCGTGGAGACGCCGGACGGTCCCATGAGGATCCGATTCGTCGGACGGAACGAGCTCGGCGTCCTCGACCACTACGTGAGCCCGGCGGCCGGGGCGGAAATGCTCGTTCCGATGCGAGTGGTGCCTAACGCCTCGGGGAGCGAGATCCTCTTCACCGTCTTCCAGATGCCCGGGATGTCGGACGAGAAGTACGCCGAGGACGTCGGGCTGGTCGAGCGCGATCTGCGGACGTTGAAGAAGATCCTGGAGGGCTAG
- the treS gene encoding maltose alpha-D-glucosyltransferase: MSNDWYKDAIFYEVHVKAFQDSDGNGIGDFAGLTERLDYLKDLGVDCLWILPMYPSPLRDDGYDIADFQGIHPGYGTLEEVQKFLDAAHARGLRVIADLVMNHTSDQHPWFQASRLDPTGPYADYYVWSPTDRRYLDARVIFVDTEKSNWAWDPVRKAYYWHRFFSHQPDLNYEHPAVRAEMLNVMRFWLDRGLDGFRCDAVPYLIEREGTSCENLPETHEILKQFRRVIDQDYGGDRVLLAEANQWPEDVRPYFGDGDEFHMAFHFPLMPRLYMAIRREERLPILDIFTHTPPIPPACQWCLFLRNHDELTLEMVTSEERDYMYYAYAQDPQMKLNLGIRRRLASLMDNDRRRVELLNCLLFTLPGSPVIYYGDEIGMGDNFYLGDRNGVRTPMQWSRDRNAGFSTAEESQLYLPVITDPVYGYQAVNVEAQLKTPSSLLNTMKRLIAARKRCRAFGRGTTEFLRPLNQCVLAFYREHDDDTILVVANLSERSQPVLLDLARHRGAVPVELLGETRFPPIGEQPYFLSLAPHGFYWFRLERRERRPLRYGIEDTAI, encoded by the coding sequence ATGAGCAACGACTGGTACAAGGACGCGATCTTCTACGAGGTGCACGTCAAGGCGTTCCAGGACTCCGACGGCAACGGGATCGGCGACTTCGCCGGCCTCACCGAGCGTCTCGACTATCTCAAGGATCTGGGCGTCGACTGTCTGTGGATCCTGCCCATGTACCCGTCCCCGCTCCGCGACGACGGCTACGACATCGCCGACTTCCAGGGCATCCATCCCGGCTACGGGACCCTGGAGGAGGTCCAGAAGTTCCTCGACGCCGCCCACGCCCGCGGCCTCCGCGTCATCGCCGACCTCGTGATGAATCACACCTCCGACCAGCACCCCTGGTTCCAGGCCTCGCGCTTGGACCCTACCGGGCCCTACGCCGACTACTACGTGTGGAGCCCGACCGACCGGCGGTATCTGGACGCCCGCGTCATCTTCGTCGACACGGAGAAGTCGAACTGGGCGTGGGATCCGGTGCGCAAGGCGTACTACTGGCATCGGTTCTTCAGCCACCAGCCGGACCTCAACTACGAGCATCCGGCCGTCCGCGCGGAGATGCTGAACGTCATGCGCTTCTGGCTCGACCGCGGCTTGGACGGCTTCCGCTGCGACGCGGTGCCCTACCTGATCGAGCGCGAGGGAACCAGCTGCGAGAATCTCCCGGAGACGCATGAAATCTTGAAACAGTTCCGGCGCGTCATCGACCAGGACTACGGGGGCGACCGTGTGCTGCTGGCCGAAGCCAACCAGTGGCCGGAGGACGTGCGCCCGTACTTCGGCGACGGCGACGAGTTCCACATGGCGTTCCACTTCCCGCTCATGCCGCGCCTGTACATGGCCATCCGGCGCGAGGAGCGGCTGCCGATCCTCGACATCTTCACCCACACCCCGCCCATCCCGCCCGCCTGCCAGTGGTGCCTCTTTCTGAGAAATCACGACGAGCTCACGCTGGAGATGGTGACCAGCGAGGAGCGCGACTACATGTACTACGCCTACGCGCAGGATCCCCAGATGAAGCTGAACCTCGGCATCCGCCGCCGCCTGGCCTCGCTCATGGACAACGACCGGCGGCGGGTGGAGCTGCTGAACTGTCTGCTCTTCACGCTCCCGGGCAGCCCCGTCATCTATTACGGCGACGAGATCGGGATGGGCGACAACTTCTATCTGGGCGACCGCAACGGCGTGCGGACGCCGATGCAGTGGTCCCGCGACCGCAACGCCGGCTTCTCCACCGCGGAGGAGAGCCAGCTCTACCTGCCGGTGATCACCGATCCGGTCTACGGCTACCAGGCGGTGAACGTGGAGGCCCAGCTCAAGACGCCCTCCTCGCTGCTGAACACGATGAAGCGGCTAATCGCCGCCCGCAAGCGCTGCCGCGCCTTCGGGCGGGGGACGACGGAGTTTCTCCGTCCTCTCAACCAGTGCGTGCTGGCCTTCTATCGCGAGCACGACGACGACACGATCCTGGTGGTCGCCAACCTCTCGGAGCGCTCGCAGCCGGTGCTGCTCGACCTGGCCCGCCACCGCGGCGCCGTGCCGGTGGAGCTGCTGGGAGAGACGCGCTTTCCGCCCATCGGCGAGCAGCCCTACTTCCTCTCGCTGGCGCCGCACGGCTTCTACTGGTTCCGGCTGGAGCGCCGCGAGCGCCGCCCGCTCCGCTATGGCATCGAAGATACCGCCATCTGA
- the treY gene encoding malto-oligosyltrehalose synthase: MTAAGPRVPLATYRLQLGRELTFDDAARVLDYLAALGISDCYTSPFFETSSEGSHGYDVSDHNRIRAELGGEAAFARFVEARRRQGLGLLIDVVPNHMGIAKNRNAWWLDVLENGPGSGYAHVFDIDWAPVKRELAGKVLLPILGDQYGIVLERGELRLELGQGVVAIRYYDTLLPLAPRSYARILSHRLDELQAALGPEHPALRELKALAAWFVTLPPPAVGDRERRETIRAHKEAGGVRLAALLERSREVREFLEDNVRRFNGTPDDPQSFDLLDDLLDDQAYRLAFWRVAGEEINYRRFFDINELAAIRVEDPDVFAETHRLTFRLVSEGCVTGLRIDHPDGLYAPAEYFRRLQRECARARGVAASDRPGFYVVAEKILGPGEPLPRTWAVAGTTGYEFINLLNGIFVDRSQARAMEHVYARLIKERPPFTEVVYESKRLIMHTSMASELNMLAHRLNLISEKHRSSRDFTLLSLARALAEIIANFPVYRTYVGEDEGGPHERDREYIARAVAHAKRRTPTMSASIYDWIQDILTLKYPPWAGEDDRRERLDFAMRFQQITAPVTAKGYEDTALYRFNRLVSLNEVGGDPSRFGTPLAEFHAAMAERQRTFPHGLSATSTHDTKRGEDVRARINVLSEIPGEWRRRVGLWQKLNRKHRAIVDARPTPGANTEYLIYQTLVGAWPVTVERLRTYMLKAIHEAKSHTSWINPDPRYDEAIARFVEAILDPARSARFLDDFTAFQARVAHFGAFNALAQTLVKITAPGVPDFYQGTELWELSLVDPDNRRPVDWALRRRMLQELAAAVEAAPDRAALAQELVKNKEDGRIKLYVIRQALACRRAHAALFREGDYRPLETEGPLADHVCAFARLSGDTAALTVVPRLLARRAVEEPPLGREYWGHETRLRVPPEAGSRFVNPLTGEGVAAEEGVLSLGRVFASFPVALLVREDGSGMAA; this comes from the coding sequence GTGACGGCAGCCGGGCCCCGCGTGCCGCTGGCGACCTACCGCCTGCAGCTCGGCCGGGAGCTCACCTTCGACGACGCCGCGCGGGTCCTCGACTACCTGGCGGCCCTCGGCATCTCCGATTGCTACACGTCGCCCTTCTTCGAGACCAGCTCGGAGGGCTCGCACGGCTACGACGTGTCCGACCACAACCGCATCCGCGCCGAGCTGGGGGGCGAGGCGGCGTTCGCGCGGTTCGTCGAGGCGCGGCGGCGGCAGGGCCTGGGGCTGCTCATCGACGTCGTGCCCAACCACATGGGCATCGCCAAGAACCGCAACGCCTGGTGGCTGGACGTCCTCGAGAACGGGCCGGGCTCCGGCTACGCGCACGTCTTCGACATCGACTGGGCTCCGGTCAAGCGGGAGCTGGCGGGCAAGGTCCTGCTCCCCATCCTGGGAGACCAGTACGGCATCGTGCTCGAGCGCGGCGAGCTGCGGCTCGAGCTGGGCCAGGGCGTCGTCGCCATCCGCTACTACGACACGCTGCTGCCGCTCGCGCCGCGCTCCTACGCCCGGATCCTGAGTCACCGGCTCGACGAGCTGCAGGCGGCGCTGGGACCCGAGCATCCCGCCCTGCGCGAGCTGAAGGCCCTGGCCGCGTGGTTCGTGACCCTGCCGCCTCCGGCCGTGGGTGATCGTGAGCGGCGCGAGACGATCCGGGCCCACAAGGAGGCCGGGGGGGTACGCCTGGCCGCGCTGCTCGAGCGCTCCCGCGAGGTGCGCGAGTTCCTGGAGGACAACGTCCGCCGGTTCAACGGTACGCCGGACGATCCGCAATCGTTCGATCTGCTCGACGACCTGCTGGACGACCAGGCCTATCGGCTCGCGTTCTGGCGGGTGGCGGGCGAGGAAATCAACTACCGACGCTTCTTCGACATCAACGAGCTGGCGGCCATCCGTGTCGAGGACCCCGACGTCTTCGCCGAGACGCACCGGCTGACCTTCCGGCTGGTGAGCGAGGGGTGCGTGACCGGCCTGCGCATCGACCACCCCGATGGTCTCTACGCGCCCGCCGAGTACTTCCGGCGGCTGCAGCGCGAGTGCGCCCGCGCCCGCGGCGTGGCCGCGAGCGACCGGCCCGGCTTCTACGTCGTCGCCGAGAAGATCCTGGGGCCGGGGGAGCCGCTGCCCCGGACGTGGGCCGTGGCCGGCACCACCGGCTACGAGTTCATCAATCTCCTCAACGGGATCTTCGTCGACCGCAGCCAGGCCCGGGCCATGGAGCACGTCTATGCGCGGCTCATCAAGGAGCGCCCGCCCTTCACGGAGGTCGTCTACGAGTCGAAGCGGCTGATCATGCACACGTCGATGGCCTCGGAGCTGAACATGCTCGCGCATCGGCTCAACCTGATTTCCGAGAAGCACCGCTCCTCCCGCGACTTCACGCTGCTGAGCCTGGCCCGGGCGCTGGCCGAGATCATCGCCAACTTCCCCGTCTACCGCACGTACGTGGGCGAGGACGAGGGCGGGCCGCACGAGCGGGACCGGGAGTACATCGCCCGGGCGGTGGCCCACGCCAAGCGCCGGACGCCGACGATGAGTGCCTCGATCTACGACTGGATCCAGGACATCCTCACCCTCAAGTACCCGCCCTGGGCCGGCGAGGACGATCGCCGCGAGCGGCTCGATTTCGCCATGCGCTTCCAGCAGATCACGGCACCGGTGACCGCCAAGGGCTACGAGGACACCGCCCTCTACCGCTTCAACCGGCTGGTGTCGCTCAACGAGGTCGGCGGCGACCCCTCCCGCTTCGGCACGCCGCTGGCCGAGTTCCACGCGGCCATGGCCGAGCGGCAGCGCACCTTCCCGCACGGCCTCAGCGCCACCTCCACGCACGACACCAAGCGCGGAGAGGACGTCCGTGCCCGCATCAACGTCCTCAGCGAGATTCCCGGCGAGTGGCGCCGGCGGGTCGGCCTCTGGCAGAAGCTGAACCGCAAGCACCGGGCGATCGTCGATGCGCGGCCGACGCCGGGGGCCAACACGGAGTACCTGATCTACCAGACGCTGGTCGGCGCCTGGCCGGTGACTGTGGAGCGCCTGCGCACGTACATGCTGAAGGCCATCCACGAGGCCAAGTCCCACACGAGCTGGATCAACCCCGACCCCCGCTACGACGAGGCCATCGCCCGCTTCGTCGAGGCCATCCTGGATCCCGCCCGCTCCGCCCGCTTCCTCGACGACTTCACCGCCTTCCAGGCCCGGGTGGCCCACTTCGGCGCGTTCAACGCGCTGGCCCAGACGCTCGTCAAGATCACGGCGCCGGGCGTCCCCGACTTCTACCAGGGCACCGAGCTGTGGGAGCTGAGCCTGGTCGACCCCGACAACCGGCGGCCGGTGGACTGGGCGCTCCGCCGGCGCATGCTCCAGGAGCTGGCGGCGGCGGTGGAGGCGGCGCCGGACCGGGCCGCGCTCGCCCAGGAGCTCGTCAAGAACAAAGAGGACGGGCGCATCAAGCTCTACGTGATCCGCCAGGCGCTGGCCTGCCGCCGCGCCCACGCGGCGCTGTTCCGGGAGGGCGACTACCGGCCGCTGGAGACCGAGGGGCCCCTCGCCGACCACGTCTGCGCGTTCGCACGGCTCTCGGGAGACACCGCGGCCCTCACCGTGGTGCCCCGCCTGCTCGCGCGCCGCGCCGTCGAGGAGCCGCCGCTCGGGCGCGAGTACTGGGGCCACGAGACGCGCCTGCGCGTTCCCCCCGAAGCGGGCTCCCGGTTCGTCAACCCGCTCACCGGCGAGGGGGTCGCCGCCGAGGAGGGGGTGCTCAGCCTCGGCCGCGTGTTCGCAAGCTTCCCGGTAGCCCTGCTAGTGCGCGAAGATGGGAGTGGGATGGCGGCGTGA